A genomic region of Arachis stenosperma cultivar V10309 chromosome 9, arast.V10309.gnm1.PFL2, whole genome shotgun sequence contains the following coding sequences:
- the LOC130951586 gene encoding transcription termination factor MTEF18, mitochondrial-like, producing MSHFRKFQLTHFISKISHTCLKPSQNPRFHSAKSAPQSAQKNCDFKFPSKVRREAQAALLEYLHSTRSLQFLDADNMCKNSPFFLDDILRKVLQKKIDTAASDVKKSISRYLRYHPINEFEPFFESTGLKPFEYLHLLPRDMMFINDDTVLMENYHTLCNYGVPRNKMGKIFKDSPQVFRYESGVLVSKFQSYEELRVASSTLVKVISLNPRVLVGDVDLYLVKVLEKLNRLVGEEKGSTWIEEQLLDESSCNFGVMHELLCLLEKVYSDEKLLGEMIGQHPFVVFEDSGVWTLSLIGFLVKLGLSLDQIAIIFVEFPQIGVLMFLSNLHKCLTFLSDIDMHAAEIGKIFQSHSLLMGSFTIKKSSSLLSSLNVGKKRLCKLVQDNPEGMQNWAVGKKIQPYPEDKETRALKTEFLKTKFLLSLGYEENSEEIKQAFKLFRGKGDELQERFDFIVNAGLDVKDVREMIKASPQILNQTTDMINMKIEYLVNEGYSISNLVNFPSFLSYTLCRVKLRLSMYNWLRDHRVVHPRLALSTIVACSEELFLRLYVNQHPSGFQVWQDLKSEIYSER from the coding sequence ATGTCCCATTTCCGGAAATTCCAATTAACACACTTCATCTCCAAAATTTCCCATACTTGCCTTAAACCCTCACAAAATCCTAGATTCCACAGCGCCAAATCTGCACCCCAATCTGCACAAAAAAACTGTGATTTCAAGTTCCCCTCGAAGGTCAGAAGGGAAGCACAAGCCGCATTGCTCGAGTACCTTCATTCCACGAGGAGCTTGCAGTTCCTTGATGCAGACAACATGTGCAAAAACTCGCCCTTTTTCCTCGACGATATTTTGAGGAAGGTTCTTCAGAAGAAGATCGACACTGCTGCCAGCGACGTCAAGAAATCAATCTCGCGTTACCTCCGTTACCACCCAATTAACGAGTTTGAACCATTCTTCGAGAGTACAGGTTTGAAGCCTTTTGAATACTTGCACCTTCTTCCAAGGGACATGATGTTCATCAATGATGACACTGTGTTGATGGAGAATTACCATACTCTGTGTAACTATGGTGTTCCCAGGAACAAAATGGGGAAGATCTTCAAGGATTCACCTCAAGTTTTTCGATATGAAAGTGGGGTTCTGGTGTCCAAGTTTCAGAGTTATGAAGAGCTTCGTGTTGCTTCTTCAACTTTGGTAAAGGTGATTTCTTTGAACCCTAGGGTTTTGGTTGGGGATGTTGACCTTTATCTTGTGAAGGTTTTGGAGAAGTTAAACCGTCTTGTTGGTGAAGAAAAGGGTAGTACTTGGATTGAGGAGCAGTTGTTGGATGAGAGTAGCTGTAATTTTGGGGTTATGCATGAGCTCTTGTGCTTGCTTGAGAAGGTTTACAGTGACGAAAAATTGTTGGGTGAGATGATTGGCCAGCACCCTTTTGTTGTTTTTGAGGATTCTGGAGTTTGGACATTGTCCCTCATTGGGTTCTTGGTGAAATTAGGGTTGTCCTTGGACCAGATAGCTATAATTTTTGTCGAGTTTCCACAAATTGGGGTGTTGATGTTTCTGTCGAATTTGCACAAGTGTTTGACGTTCCTGTCTGATATCGATATGCATGCTGCAGAGATTGGGAAGATTTTCCAGTCTCATTCCTTGCTGATGGGTTCATTCACTATTAAGAAAAGTAGTAGTTTGCTCAGTAGCTTGAATGTTGGCAAGAAAAGGCTCTGTAAGTTAGTGCAGGATAATCCGGAAGGGATGCAGAATTGGGCTGTGGGGAAGAAAATTCAGCCTTATCCTGAGGATAAGGAAACAAGGGCTCTGAAAACAGAGTTCTTGAAAACAAAGTTCTTGTTGAGCCTTGGATACGAAGAGAACTCGGAGGAAATAAAACAGGCTTTTAAGCTGTTCAGAGGTAAGGGAGATGAGCTTCAGGAGAGATTCGATTTTATTGTTAATGCTGGCTTGGACGTTAAGGATGTTCGCGAAATGATTAAGGCTTCACCTCAGATTCTTAATCAGACCACAGATATGATCAACATGAAAATTGAGTATCTTGTGAATGAAGGATATTCTATATCAAATTTAGTCAATTTCCCATCTTTTCTCTCCTATACACTTTGTAGAGTTAAGCTTAGGTTATCAATGTATAATTGGCTTAGAGACCATAGAGTTGTTCACCCGAGGCTTGCTTTGAGCACTATAGTTGCATGCTCAGAGGAATTATTCTTACGGTTGTATGTAAATCAGCATCCATCTGGCTTTCAAGTTTGGCAAGATTTGAAGTCCGAAATTTATTCTGAGAGATAA
- the LOC130949970 gene encoding uncharacterized protein LOC130949970, protein MAFREKIAIDSAGFPKYKCLDNGHTTSKKNVDVDNQFIVPYNATLLLKYGCHINIKYTCQTSAIKYLFKYVHKGNDRVTASFFRSHDSDDSDKQGHIWKSRKQGHVIGRLTHVPHSHGEEYYLHLLLNYQKGCQRFADICSVCGIVYDTFKEACYAQGLLQDDREFIDAINEASSWASPNYIRRLFAMLLMSNNMVCPDMVWEQCWQHCADDMMFDRTHNLALWRSSVMLTSSIMGLGFEHSADKIKSTILAEIEKLLQPNGRTLKEFTDMSFPNLVDSIEPPGTIFFDKLSFNKTVRVAYNTIFNAVSHGIGGFFFVYGYGGIGKTFLWNALSASIRSKGHIVLNVASSGIAALLLPNGRTAHSRFKVPLSVNQDSICNIRQSTPLAQLISSAKLIIWDEEPMLNKFCFEVLDKCLKDVLRFDHGYNPDALFGGKVVVLRGDFRQILPVIPRGSREEIVHACINVLYLWQSCHVLQLTENMRLGHGPQDIHNVQLEEFTNWLLQIGDGLFGDSADCESVIRIPDNLLLDIESPGLHDLVLFVYPDVLLRTSSVDYFKDRSILAPTLDVVTEVNNHVMSLIPGNEKVYLSSDTLLNEEGHLESELIHNEHRVVEYVELFWNSSTQISS, encoded by the exons ATGGCCTTCCGTGAGAAAATAGCCATAGACAGTGCAGGTTTTCCAAAGTATAAATGTTTGGATAATGGCCATACAACGAGCAAAAAAAATGTTGATGTTGATAATCAGTTCATTGTTCCCTATAATGCGACGTTGCTTCTTAAGTATGGTTGTCACATAAATATTAAGTACACATGCCAGACGTCAGCTATAAAGTATTTGTTTAAGTACGTGCACAAAGGTAATGATCGTGTCACAGCTTCGTTTTTCCGGTCACATGATTCAGATGATTCG GATAAGCAGGGGCATATATGGAAGTCGCGGAAGCAAGGGCATGTGATTGGTCGTCTCACACATGTTCCTCACTCGCATGGAGAAGAGTACTATCTTCATTTGTTATTGAACTATCAAAAAGGGTGCCAGAGATTTGCTGATATTTGTTCTGTTTGTGGCATTGTGTACGACACATTCAAAGAAGCTTGTTATGCTCAAGGGCTGTTACAAGATGATAGGGAATTTATTGATGCAATTAATGAAGCCAGTTCATGGGCTTCGCCGAATTATATCAGGAGGTTGTTTGCAATGCTTTTGATGTCAAATAACATGGTCTGTCCCGACATGGTCTGGGAACAATGTTGGCAACATTGTGCAGATGACATGATGTTTGATAGGACACATAATTTAG CACTATGGCGAAGTAGTGTGATGTTAACCTCTTCTATTATGGGTTTAGGTTTCGAGCATTCTGCTGACAAGATCAAGTCCACCATTCTCGCCGAAATTGAAAAATTGTTGCAGCCGAATGGTAGGACACTTAAAGAATTTACTGACATGTCATTTCCAAATTTGGTggattccattgaacctcccGGCACAATCTTCTTTGATAAGCTCAGTTTCAATAAGACCGTG CGTGTCGCGTACAACACAATATTCAATGCAGTCAGTCATGGCATAGGTggttttttctttgtttatggATATGGTGGAATTGGGAAGACTTTTCTATGGAATGCACTTTCCGCTTCAATAAGGTCGAAAGGTCATATTGTTCTAAACGTGGCATCCAGTGGCATTGCAGCGCTATTGTTGCCTAATGGGCGAACTGCTCATTCACGCTTTAAGGTTCCACTCAGTGTTAACCAAGATTCCATTTGTAATATAAGGCAAAGCACACCTCTCGCACAACTTATTTCATCTGCAAAATTAATTATATGGGACGAGGAACCTATGTTAAACAAATTTTGCTTTGAAGTGCTCGACAAGTGCCTTAAAGATGTTCTTCGTTTTGATCATGGATATAATCCCGATGCTCTGTTTGGTGGAAAAGTTGTTGTTCTCAGAGGTGATTTCCGTCAGATATTACCTGTTATTCCTCGAGGTTCCCGAGAGGAGATTGTTCATGCGTGTATTAATGTTTTGTACCTGTGGCAATCTTGCCATGTGTTGCAATTGACCGAAAACATGAGGCTGGGTCATGGTCCGCAAGATATCCACAATGTGCAGTTAGAGGAATTTACTAACTGGCTGCTTCAAATAGGTGATGGGTTATTCGGAGACAGTGCTGATTGCGAATCAGTGATTAGAATACCAGACAACTTGCTATTGGATATTGAGTCTCCAGGTCTCCACGATTTGGTGTTGTTTGTTTATCCTGACGTTTTACTCCGTACTTCTAGCGTGGATTATTTTAAGGACAGGAGTATATTGGCACCAACACTTGATGTTGTGACTGAAGTTAATAATCATGTGATGTCTTTGATCCCTGGCAATGAAAAGGTTTACCTGAGCTCTGACACGCTGCTTAATGAAGAAGGTCACTTAGAATCTGAATTAATACACAATGAGCACAGAGTCGTTGAATACGTTGAATTGTTCTGGAATTCCTCAACACAGATTAGTTCTTAA